One genomic segment of Allocatelliglobosispora scoriae includes these proteins:
- a CDS encoding nuclear transport factor 2 family protein codes for MTTTPHPHAEILLVLYTDFSLLDRYAADDVVLHRADRVVGDPPVVGKEAVLRHEAALLELTGGTLRMDVQHIAANDHFGAVLGVLRSTRPQPVAMPFCGLWRFEDGLIVEHWENAYHPAELLRLLIGEQLA; via the coding sequence ATGACCACGACACCACACCCGCACGCCGAGATCCTGCTGGTGCTCTACACCGACTTCAGCCTCCTGGACCGCTACGCCGCCGACGATGTCGTCCTGCACCGGGCCGATCGTGTCGTGGGTGACCCGCCGGTGGTCGGCAAGGAAGCGGTGCTGCGACACGAGGCTGCGCTGCTGGAGCTCACCGGCGGCACGCTGCGGATGGACGTGCAGCACATCGCCGCCAACGACCACTTCGGAGCCGTCCTCGGTGTGCTGCGCAGCACTCGTCCGCAGCCGGTCGCGATGCCGTTCTGCGGCCTGTGGCGGTTCGAGGACGGCCTCATCGTCGAGCACTGGGAGAACGCGTACCACCCCGCCGAGCTGCTGCGTCTGCTCATCGGCGAACAGCTCGCCTGA
- a CDS encoding MFS transporter: protein MANRLIEKLVPARLGSSYRWLLASSWTTNFGDGVAMAAGPLLVASLTDDALLISLAAMLAWAPPLLFSLYAGVLSDRLDRRRIVLVADGSRVVILAVLFGTVVAGTVTVTGALIALGLLATAEVFADNTSATLTPMLVSRDDLAIANARLQTGFLTLNQLAGPPLGAALFVVGIAWPFATQAVLVAAGLVMVSRIKPPPHGRQLGVERRSLRRDLAEGFRWTVHHAAVRTLALTILMFNVTFGAAWSVLVLYAHQRLGLGAIGFGLLTTVSAAGGLLGTGLYGWITARVSLGNIMRIGLIIETLTHLGLALTTSPWVASGIFFLFGAHAFVWGTTSVTVRQRAVPTELQGRVGSLNTISVFGGLVVGSAIGGVLGTRYGVTAPFWFAFAGSAVFVVVLWRQLSRIAHDDENAAEEAQRAPAQNPVAVA, encoded by the coding sequence GTGGCGAACAGGCTGATCGAGAAGCTCGTGCCGGCCCGGCTGGGGTCCAGCTACCGCTGGCTGCTCGCCTCGTCCTGGACGACCAACTTCGGTGACGGCGTCGCGATGGCGGCGGGCCCGCTGCTCGTCGCCTCGCTGACCGACGACGCGTTGCTGATCTCGCTCGCTGCGATGCTGGCGTGGGCTCCCCCGCTGCTGTTCAGCCTCTACGCGGGCGTGCTGTCCGACCGGCTGGACCGGCGGCGGATCGTGCTCGTCGCGGACGGCAGCCGGGTCGTGATCCTGGCGGTGCTGTTCGGCACCGTGGTCGCGGGCACGGTGACGGTCACCGGCGCGCTGATCGCCCTCGGGCTCCTCGCCACCGCCGAGGTCTTCGCCGACAACACCTCCGCGACGCTGACGCCGATGCTGGTGTCCCGCGACGATCTCGCCATCGCCAACGCGCGCCTGCAGACCGGATTCCTCACCCTCAACCAGCTCGCCGGACCGCCGCTGGGAGCCGCGCTGTTCGTGGTCGGCATCGCATGGCCGTTCGCGACGCAGGCCGTCCTGGTCGCGGCAGGACTGGTGATGGTGTCGCGGATCAAGCCGCCGCCGCATGGCCGCCAACTGGGTGTCGAGCGGCGCAGCCTGCGCCGGGACCTCGCCGAGGGGTTCCGGTGGACCGTGCACCACGCCGCGGTCCGGACCCTGGCGCTGACGATCCTGATGTTCAACGTCACCTTCGGCGCCGCCTGGTCGGTCCTGGTGCTCTACGCCCACCAGCGCCTCGGCCTCGGCGCGATCGGGTTCGGCCTGCTCACCACCGTCTCGGCGGCGGGCGGGCTGCTCGGCACCGGCCTCTACGGCTGGATCACCGCGCGGGTGAGCCTCGGCAACATCATGCGGATCGGGCTGATCATCGAGACGCTGACGCACCTGGGCCTGGCCCTCACCACCTCGCCGTGGGTCGCTTCGGGGATCTTCTTCCTCTTCGGCGCGCACGCGTTCGTCTGGGGCACGACCTCGGTGACCGTGCGCCAGCGGGCGGTCCCGACCGAGCTGCAGGGACGGGTGGGCAGCCTCAACACCATCAGCGTCTTCGGCGGTCTCGTCGTCGGCTCCGCGATCGGCGGAGTCCTCGGCACCCGCTATGGCGTGACGGCTCCGTTCTGGTTCGCGTTCGCCGGTTCGGCGGTCTTCGTGGTGGTGCTGTGGCGGCAGCTCAGCCGGATCGCCCACGACGACGAGAACGCCGCCGAGGAGGCGCAGCGGGCACCGGCGCAGAACCCTGTGGCCGTCGCGTGA
- a CDS encoding MMPL family transporter: MSAIENGAIHRGMSAVARATVRRPWWVIAGWLLATITVAVLVVTLGRPTEEDVSLPGSDAQVGRDLMAANFPTATNAAGQIVVKAAAGRVDDPANAAAITAAVARIAAIEHVVGVIPPSAAQDSLSGDGRIGFITVAFDLGPRDVSHDLAVRVGDAAQPARDAGLQAVPAGVLALPDTSTRTSELLGIGIALIVMVIAFGGLVAAGLPLITALITLVCGVGIVGLLGHVASIPSVAATLATMIGLGVGIDYSLFLISRYRALLAKGLDTRAAITATVATSGAAVVFAGGTVVVALSGLAISGVPILTTLGWTAGLVVLFAVLAATTLLPAILVLLGPRLNALPVLRRREVDPDRSGWGRLADRVTRRPLPWAIATGALLLLLAAPTASLHLGQTDASDQPPGSAARTGYELLTEGFGPGSTSPITVVAELDSPATGPQDPRLADLSRSIRATAGVASVEPARLSADGSVVAVRLEPTTAGSDPQTLHTIDTLLHTPVPGMTVHVAGQTAARGALSDMVAERMPYVIAVVVLLSALLLLVAFRAPVLALKAALMNLLSVGAAYGALTAVFAWGWGIGLVGLDGPIPVESYVPMILFALLFGLSMDYEVILLTAVQESWHATGDNRRSVRDGLAGTGKVITSAALIMVCVFASFVLQASPVIKMFGVGMSVAIAVDATIIRGLLVPATMALLGRANWWTPAWTRRGRTHAPTAPEPVPVGTP, translated from the coding sequence GTGAGCGCGATCGAGAACGGTGCCATCCACCGTGGCATGTCGGCCGTGGCCCGGGCGACCGTGCGGCGCCCCTGGTGGGTCATCGCCGGATGGCTGCTCGCCACGATCACCGTGGCCGTCCTCGTGGTCACGCTGGGTCGCCCGACCGAGGAGGACGTCTCCCTGCCCGGCAGCGACGCCCAGGTCGGCCGCGACCTGATGGCCGCCAACTTCCCCACCGCCACCAACGCCGCCGGTCAGATCGTCGTCAAGGCCGCCGCCGGGCGCGTCGACGATCCCGCCAACGCCGCCGCGATCACCGCGGCCGTGGCCCGGATCGCCGCCATCGAGCACGTCGTGGGGGTCATCCCGCCGAGCGCCGCCCAGGACTCCCTCAGCGGCGACGGGCGCATCGGATTCATCACGGTCGCCTTCGACCTCGGCCCGCGCGACGTCAGCCACGACCTCGCCGTCCGCGTGGGAGACGCCGCGCAGCCCGCCCGCGACGCCGGGCTGCAGGCCGTGCCCGCCGGGGTCCTGGCGCTGCCGGACACCAGCACCCGGACCAGCGAGCTGCTCGGCATCGGCATCGCCCTCATCGTCATGGTCATCGCGTTCGGCGGGCTCGTCGCGGCCGGGCTGCCGTTGATCACGGCGCTGATCACGCTGGTCTGCGGTGTCGGCATCGTCGGCCTGCTCGGGCACGTGGCGTCGATACCCTCGGTCGCCGCCACCCTCGCCACCATGATCGGCCTCGGGGTCGGCATCGACTACTCGCTGTTCCTCATCTCCCGCTACCGCGCACTGCTCGCCAAGGGCCTGGACACCCGCGCCGCGATCACGGCCACCGTCGCCACGTCCGGTGCCGCCGTCGTGTTCGCCGGGGGCACGGTCGTCGTCGCGCTGTCGGGGCTCGCCATCTCTGGCGTACCCATCCTGACGACCCTGGGTTGGACCGCGGGCCTGGTCGTGCTGTTCGCGGTCCTCGCCGCGACCACCCTGCTGCCGGCGATCCTGGTCCTGCTCGGGCCTCGCCTCAACGCGCTGCCGGTGCTGCGGCGCCGGGAGGTCGACCCGGACCGCTCCGGATGGGGACGGCTCGCCGACCGCGTCACGCGGCGGCCCCTGCCCTGGGCGATCGCCACCGGCGCGCTGCTGCTCCTGCTCGCCGCGCCCACCGCGAGCCTCCACCTCGGACAGACCGACGCGAGTGACCAGCCACCCGGCTCCGCCGCCCGGACCGGCTACGAGCTGCTCACCGAAGGTTTCGGACCCGGCTCGACCAGCCCGATCACCGTCGTCGCCGAGCTCGACTCCCCCGCCACCGGCCCGCAGGATCCACGGCTCGCGGACCTGTCGCGCAGCATCCGGGCCACCGCCGGGGTCGCCTCCGTCGAACCCGCACGGCTGTCGGCTGACGGCTCGGTCGTCGCGGTACGCCTCGAGCCGACCACCGCCGGCAGCGACCCGCAGACCCTGCACACCATCGACACGCTGCTGCACACCCCGGTCCCCGGCATGACCGTGCACGTCGCCGGGCAGACCGCCGCCCGGGGCGCGCTGTCGGACATGGTCGCCGAGCGCATGCCATACGTCATCGCGGTCGTCGTGCTGCTCTCGGCGCTGCTGCTGCTGGTGGCGTTCCGGGCGCCGGTGCTGGCGCTCAAGGCCGCGCTGATGAACCTGCTCTCGGTCGGCGCCGCCTACGGCGCGCTGACCGCGGTGTTCGCCTGGGGCTGGGGCATCGGACTCGTCGGGCTCGACGGGCCGATCCCGGTCGAGAGCTACGTGCCGATGATCCTGTTCGCGCTGCTCTTCGGCCTGTCCATGGACTACGAGGTGATCCTGCTGACGGCCGTGCAGGAGTCCTGGCACGCCACCGGCGACAACCGGCGATCGGTCCGCGACGGCCTGGCCGGCACCGGCAAGGTCATCACCTCGGCGGCACTGATCATGGTCTGCGTCTTCGCCAGCTTCGTCCTGCAGGCCAGCCCCGTCATCAAGATGTTCGGCGTGGGGATGTCCGTCGCGATCGCCGTCGACGCCACCATCATCCGCGGGCTTCTCGTCCCCGCCACGATGGCGCTGCTCGGCCGGGCCAACTGGTGGACGCCCGCCTGGACCCGGCGCGGCCGGACCCACGCCCCGACGGCGCCGGAGCCGGTCCCGGTGGGCACGCCCTAA
- a CDS encoding TetR/AcrR family transcriptional regulator → MTAQVIHPLRSDASDNRERILAVARAAFAAEGLDVPIREIARRAQVGVATVYRRFPTKEALLAEAFAEQMAMCSGVVEEGLAAADPWRGFRLVIEKLMAVHALDRGFSRAFTSRLPAGADYFAADRDRTMRMLLELVRRAKGAGALRADFVLEDIILALMANEGIRAESLELRAAASRRFAALMIQSFQADPVRAPLPPAVRLPLTAR, encoded by the coding sequence GTGACGGCCCAAGTGATTCACCCGCTTCGCTCCGACGCCAGCGACAACCGCGAGCGCATCCTCGCGGTCGCCCGAGCGGCCTTCGCCGCCGAGGGGCTCGACGTGCCGATCCGGGAGATCGCCCGGCGGGCGCAGGTCGGCGTCGCGACCGTCTACCGCCGCTTCCCGACCAAGGAGGCGCTGCTGGCCGAGGCCTTCGCCGAGCAGATGGCCATGTGCTCCGGTGTCGTCGAGGAGGGGCTGGCGGCGGCCGACCCGTGGCGCGGGTTCCGCCTGGTGATCGAGAAGCTGATGGCGGTGCACGCCCTCGACCGGGGCTTCTCCCGCGCCTTCACCTCACGGCTGCCGGCGGGCGCGGACTACTTCGCCGCCGACCGCGACCGCACGATGCGCATGCTGCTCGAACTCGTCCGGCGGGCGAAGGGGGCGGGCGCCCTGCGCGCCGACTTCGTGCTGGAGGACATCATCCTGGCGCTGATGGCGAACGAGGGCATCCGCGCCGAGTCGCTCGAGCTGAGGGCGGCCGCGTCGCGCCGGTTCGCGGCTCTGATGATCCAGTCGTTCCAGGCCGACCCGGTCCGTGCGCCGCTGCCACCGGCCGTCCGCCTGCCGCTCACCGCGCGGTAG
- a CDS encoding NADP-dependent oxidoreductase has translation MRAVQFSEYGPPGVIHVAEVEEPHAGPGRIRVAVRASGISPGETYLRSGTWREVVPTVLPYRTGFDAAGVVDEVGDGVTGVSVGAEVFGMTTMTGRAANADYAVLAAWAVKPAAWSWEEAGGAAGAVETATRVLDRLAVGAGHTVLVQGAAGGVGAVAVQLAVARGATVVGTASEHNHDFLRSLGAEPTAYGAGLVDRVRALAPAGVDAVFDCATGALPDLIAIAGDPARVVTIADFSAPAHGVHLSHSAPADETDAAFGGADPLAVHGLDIAVGLAEQGRLQVPVAAAFPLAEAAAAHELSETRHARGKIVLVN, from the coding sequence ATGAGAGCTGTTCAATTCTCCGAGTACGGACCGCCCGGCGTGATCCATGTCGCCGAGGTCGAGGAGCCCCACGCCGGACCGGGGCGGATCCGCGTCGCCGTCCGGGCGTCCGGGATCTCACCCGGCGAGACCTACCTCCGCTCCGGGACATGGCGCGAGGTCGTGCCCACGGTGCTGCCCTACCGGACCGGTTTCGACGCGGCGGGCGTGGTGGACGAGGTCGGCGACGGCGTCACCGGCGTCAGCGTCGGCGCCGAGGTGTTCGGCATGACGACCATGACCGGGCGCGCCGCCAACGCCGACTACGCGGTCCTCGCCGCCTGGGCCGTCAAGCCGGCCGCGTGGAGCTGGGAGGAGGCGGGCGGTGCCGCGGGCGCCGTCGAGACGGCCACCCGGGTCCTCGACCGGCTCGCGGTCGGCGCCGGGCACACCGTGCTGGTGCAGGGCGCGGCGGGCGGGGTGGGCGCCGTCGCCGTCCAGCTCGCGGTCGCCCGCGGCGCCACCGTCGTCGGGACGGCGAGCGAGCACAACCACGACTTCCTGCGCTCCCTCGGCGCCGAGCCCACGGCCTACGGCGCGGGGCTGGTCGACCGGGTCCGCGCGCTGGCACCGGCCGGGGTGGACGCGGTGTTCGACTGCGCCACGGGCGCACTGCCCGACCTGATCGCCATCGCCGGAGACCCGGCCCGCGTGGTGACGATCGCCGACTTCAGCGCGCCGGCCCACGGCGTGCACCTGTCGCACAGCGCACCGGCGGACGAGACCGATGCCGCCTTCGGCGGCGCCGACCCGCTGGCGGTGCACGGCCTCGACATCGCGGTCGGGCTCGCCGAACAGGGCCGGTTGCAGGTGCCGGTCGCGGCGGCGTTCCCGCTCGCCGAGGCGGCCGCCGCGCACGAGTTGAGCGAGACCCGCCATGCCCGGGGGAAGATCGTGCTGGTCAACTGA
- a CDS encoding GIY-YIG nuclease family protein yields the protein MSTVPRSAVAGLPSAPGVYRFRDDRGRALYIGRAVDLRRRVGSYWGDLGDRRHLRRMVPQIAAVEAVACDSAHEAAWLERNLLQRSKPRWNRVRGGAEVPVYLHLDRRPGSARLSVVHRPPTGPVTPDADHPVGLFGPYLGGTQARLAVSALERVLPLSYADDRLSGGQQDMARARGLAALDRAALLTTVTAVLQRQPDAVETVKHQLAEHRTRASDSLAFELAARIQQQIEAVDWIVAEQKVTTLAPTDCDVYGWADGLLVQFEIRQGRMCVWKQRACPSAGAQRYLERTPPEWRAFAARSAELASLLHA from the coding sequence ATGAGCACAGTGCCCCGGTCCGCGGTGGCCGGCCTGCCGTCGGCACCCGGGGTCTATCGATTCCGAGACGACCGCGGCCGGGCGCTGTATATCGGGCGGGCGGTCGACCTGCGTCGGCGGGTCGGCTCCTACTGGGGAGACCTCGGGGATCGGCGACACCTCCGCCGGATGGTTCCGCAGATCGCCGCCGTCGAGGCGGTCGCGTGTGACTCGGCGCATGAGGCGGCATGGCTGGAGCGCAACCTTCTGCAGCGTTCCAAGCCGCGCTGGAACCGCGTCCGCGGCGGCGCGGAGGTGCCGGTCTACCTGCACTTGGATCGCCGTCCGGGTTCGGCCCGGCTGTCGGTGGTCCACCGGCCGCCGACCGGTCCGGTCACCCCGGACGCGGATCACCCGGTCGGCCTGTTCGGTCCCTACCTCGGCGGCACGCAGGCGCGGCTGGCGGTGTCGGCGCTGGAGCGGGTGCTGCCGCTCAGCTACGCCGACGACCGGCTCAGCGGCGGCCAGCAGGACATGGCGCGGGCGCGTGGCCTGGCGGCGCTGGACCGTGCCGCCCTGCTCACCACCGTCACGGCGGTGCTGCAACGGCAGCCCGACGCGGTGGAGACCGTCAAGCACCAGCTGGCCGAGCACCGGACCCGTGCATCGGACAGCCTCGCCTTCGAGCTGGCGGCACGCATCCAGCAGCAGATCGAGGCGGTCGACTGGATCGTGGCCGAGCAGAAGGTGACCACACTCGCTCCCACCGACTGCGACGTCTACGGCTGGGCCGACGGACTGCTGGTCCAGTTCGAGATCCGGCAGGGCCGCATGTGTGTGTGGAAGCAGCGGGCCTGCCCGTCCGCCGGTGCCCAGCGGTACCTGGAGCGGACGCCGCCCGAGTGGCGTGCCTTCGCCGCCCGAAGCGCCGAGCTCGCCAGTCTCCTCCACGCTTGA
- a CDS encoding aldo/keto reductase has protein sequence MSTITPLTLTLGGDLTVNRVGYGAMHLTGPGMWGPPEDPAAAVAVLRRAVDLGVTFIDTADSYGPGFNEQVIREALHPYPDDLVIATKGGMLRSGPQDWVRAPGRSPYIVACGRPAYLRQQVEVSLRNLGRECIDLYQLHRIDEAVPLEDQLGQLVELQRQGKIRHIGISGQPEVSLSQLAAACDITPIVAVENLYNIADRTGEPVLRYCEERGIAFIPWFPLGHGDLVGPDGVLTEATRHFGHTAAQLGLAWLLRQSPVNLLIPGTTSLEHLEENVAAAEVRLTDTEWAALAEMCSRAEPWRPA, from the coding sequence ATGTCCACGATCACGCCGCTGACGCTGACCCTCGGGGGCGACCTGACGGTCAACCGCGTCGGCTACGGCGCCATGCACCTGACCGGCCCCGGCATGTGGGGCCCGCCCGAGGACCCGGCGGCCGCCGTCGCGGTGCTGCGGCGCGCGGTCGACCTCGGGGTCACCTTCATCGACACCGCCGACTCCTACGGGCCGGGCTTCAACGAGCAGGTCATCCGGGAGGCACTCCACCCGTACCCGGATGATCTCGTGATCGCGACCAAGGGCGGCATGCTGCGCTCCGGTCCGCAGGACTGGGTGCGCGCACCCGGCCGCAGCCCCTACATCGTCGCGTGCGGCCGCCCGGCCTACCTGCGCCAGCAGGTCGAGGTGAGCCTGCGCAACCTCGGCCGGGAGTGCATCGACCTCTACCAACTGCACCGCATCGACGAGGCGGTCCCGCTCGAGGATCAGCTCGGCCAGCTCGTCGAGCTGCAGAGACAGGGCAAGATCCGCCACATCGGGATCTCCGGGCAGCCGGAGGTCTCCCTGTCGCAGCTCGCGGCCGCGTGCGACATCACCCCGATCGTCGCGGTGGAGAACCTCTACAACATCGCCGACCGGACCGGCGAGCCGGTGCTGCGCTACTGCGAGGAGCGTGGCATCGCGTTCATCCCGTGGTTCCCGCTCGGCCACGGCGATCTGGTCGGCCCGGACGGGGTCCTCACCGAGGCGACCCGCCACTTCGGACACACCGCAGCGCAGCTGGGCCTGGCCTGGCTGCTGCGCCAGTCCCCGGTCAACCTGCTCATCCCCGGCACCACCTCGCTCGAGCACCTCGAGGAGAACGTCGCCGCCGCCGAGGTCCGCCTCACCGACACGGAATGGGCGGCGCTGGCGGAGATGTGCTCCCGGGCCGAGCCGTGGCGGCCGGCATGA
- a CDS encoding NAD-dependent epimerase/dehydratase family protein yields MKILVAGGSGLIGAHVVDVLRERGHTVTTVARTAQPGVDHALDLATASIDDLRPLLADHDGVVDAARTDEQKPLRKPIYPVFRQDMVDPVVRLFTAARLEGLTRGVIMGSYYTYFDRLHPQWRLADRHTYIRCRVEQAAEGRAAAEMPVAVLELPFIFGRAGDRLPNWAPPLDGWARSRSPLAAPPGGTAAASARSVAEIAADALEQAKGDDIPVVDENLTWHDMIARIAAAAGRPRRVRRLPAGVVRAALRFGGVTQALGRKESGLRPADFADLVLAELFIEPATGRALEPALRDTFATVVSPG; encoded by the coding sequence GTGAAGATTCTCGTGGCGGGTGGAAGCGGGCTCATCGGCGCCCATGTCGTGGACGTGCTGCGCGAGCGGGGCCACACGGTCACCACGGTGGCGCGTACCGCCCAGCCCGGCGTCGACCACGCCCTCGATCTCGCGACCGCCTCGATCGACGACCTGCGGCCGCTGCTCGCCGACCATGACGGTGTCGTCGACGCCGCCCGCACCGACGAGCAGAAGCCGCTGCGCAAGCCCATCTACCCGGTGTTCCGGCAGGACATGGTCGACCCGGTGGTACGCCTGTTCACCGCCGCCCGGCTCGAAGGCCTCACCCGCGGAGTGATCATGGGCTCCTACTACACCTACTTCGACCGGCTGCACCCGCAGTGGCGGCTGGCGGACCGGCACACCTACATCCGGTGCCGGGTCGAGCAGGCGGCGGAGGGGCGGGCGGCCGCGGAGATGCCGGTCGCCGTCCTCGAGCTGCCCTTCATCTTCGGCCGGGCCGGCGACCGCCTGCCGAACTGGGCTCCGCCGCTGGACGGCTGGGCGAGGTCCCGCTCGCCCCTCGCCGCGCCCCCCGGCGGGACCGCAGCGGCCTCGGCGCGCAGCGTGGCCGAGATCGCCGCCGACGCCCTCGAACAGGCCAAGGGTGACGACATCCCGGTCGTCGACGAAAACCTCACCTGGCACGACATGATCGCTCGCATCGCCGCCGCGGCCGGCCGCCCCCGCCGAGTCCGCCGACTGCCCGCGGGGGTCGTCCGCGCAGCGCTGCGGTTCGGCGGTGTGACGCAGGCGCTGGGCCGCAAGGAGTCCGGCCTGCGCCCGGCCGACTTCGCCGACCTCGTCCTCGCCGAGTTGTTCATCGAACCGGCGACCGGGCGGGCGCTGGAGCCCGCGCTCCGCGACACCTTCGCCACCGTGGTCTCGCCGGGTTAG
- a CDS encoding FMN-dependent NADH-azoreductase: protein MTLFRLDASIRTAGSASREIADIVEAEWQAAHPGDTVIRRHIGVDVLPADAWGLAVGAGFTPDADRTPQQRRATALAAELTDELVGATAVLLAVPLYNFGVSQHVKTWIDLIITDPRAAAGGPPLLAGKPVVLATVRGGAYGSGTPREGWDHSTGYLRRILADVWGADLTLVEREFTLVGVNPALDAFTDAAADLHRAALSAAQEAGKALGAAAHRQAV from the coding sequence ATGACCCTTTTCAGACTTGACGCGAGCATCCGTACCGCAGGCTCGGCCAGCCGCGAAATCGCGGACATCGTCGAGGCCGAGTGGCAGGCCGCCCATCCCGGCGACACCGTGATCCGCCGGCACATCGGGGTGGACGTGCTGCCCGCCGACGCCTGGGGCCTGGCGGTGGGGGCGGGGTTCACCCCGGACGCCGACCGGACGCCGCAGCAGCGGCGGGCGACAGCGCTCGCCGCCGAACTCACCGACGAGCTCGTTGGTGCCACCGCGGTCCTGCTGGCCGTCCCGCTCTACAACTTCGGCGTCTCCCAGCACGTCAAAACGTGGATCGACCTGATCATCACCGACCCGCGTGCGGCGGCCGGCGGACCGCCGCTGCTCGCGGGCAAGCCGGTCGTGCTGGCGACCGTGCGAGGCGGTGCCTACGGCTCCGGCACTCCCCGCGAGGGCTGGGACCACTCGACCGGCTACCTGCGCCGCATCCTGGCCGACGTGTGGGGTGCCGATCTCACACTGGTCGAGCGGGAGTTCACCCTGGTCGGGGTCAACCCGGCGCTGGACGCTTTCACCGATGCCGCAGCCGACCTGCACCGGGCCGCTCTGAGCGCCGCGCAGGAGGCCGGCAAGGCCCTGGGCGCCGCGGCTCATCGTCAGGCGGTGTAG
- a CDS encoding MarR family winged helix-turn-helix transcriptional regulator has protein sequence MEADEQQAKDVDSDVRWLSATEQDAWLTVGMMMLSLSGPLDAQLQRDSNLTLFEYLVLSSLSMAPDEQVRMSELARLVNGSLSRLSNVAKRLESQGWLVRAPDPADGRYTVARLTPSGRRVVVAAAPGHVETVRKLVIDPLTPAQLRTLAEIGRRIRAANEC, from the coding sequence GTGGAAGCCGACGAGCAGCAAGCGAAGGACGTGGACAGCGACGTCCGGTGGCTGTCGGCGACGGAGCAGGACGCGTGGCTCACGGTGGGGATGATGATGCTGTCGCTGTCCGGCCCACTCGACGCCCAGCTGCAGCGCGACTCCAACCTGACGCTGTTCGAATACCTCGTGTTGAGCTCTCTGTCCATGGCCCCCGACGAGCAGGTGCGGATGAGCGAGCTGGCGCGGCTGGTCAACGGCTCGCTGTCCCGCCTGTCCAACGTCGCCAAGCGCCTGGAGAGCCAGGGCTGGCTGGTGCGCGCCCCGGACCCCGCCGACGGGCGGTACACCGTCGCCCGATTGACCCCCTCGGGTCGCCGGGTGGTCGTCGCCGCCGCGCCCGGGCACGTCGAGACGGTCCGCAAACTCGTCATCGATCCACTGACGCCCGCGCAGCTGCGCACCCTCGCCGAGATCGGCCGACGGATCAGGGCCGCCAACGAGTGCTGA